The following are encoded together in the Elusimicrobiota bacterium genome:
- a CDS encoding glycosyltransferase yields the protein MWLSVLIFVVITLILGWTLFGYFIYLFLIGLFNQKKPPVFPEIWPKISIIVPCYNEAGHILEKVKNLKEIDYPPDLLEIVFVDGGSSDNTLGLLKMEITRDKFFRIDVSPKKGKINQLNHILPETKGDIIVNTDVDGLLNKEAIKWIAAEFAQDPSVSVVGAYCYPDDTLDIEHCYWSAQNKSRFLETFAKTSSIVVAQCYAFRKELLKSFPEDVVADDVYVAFLANSSGLKTIYSNLAKAPEIRTPKNYSDFIPHKFRKSNAYLRESLRFVYKLPDMDNFFKMMFVTKIAQQLFLPLAFFSWLFFAGVLITLFRFDIVIIGTLLLLVLLIITNRIFNWVKLPDGLHKYSLWTIIRVYIITNIIVFSTGLSYPFYRQDSSYKRLENK from the coding sequence ATGTGGTTGTCAGTTTTAATTTTTGTTGTGATAACTCTGATTCTTGGCTGGACCTTATTCGGATACTTTATCTATTTGTTTTTAATCGGATTGTTCAACCAGAAGAAACCTCCTGTTTTTCCTGAAATTTGGCCCAAAATATCAATTATTGTCCCTTGTTACAATGAAGCCGGACATATTTTAGAAAAAGTAAAAAATCTTAAAGAAATTGATTACCCGCCAGACTTGCTTGAAATAGTATTTGTTGACGGAGGATCTTCGGACAACACGCTGGGTTTACTAAAAATGGAAATAACCCGGGATAAATTTTTTAGAATAGATGTCTCGCCAAAAAAAGGCAAAATAAACCAGCTGAATCACATATTACCCGAAACCAAAGGCGATATTATTGTAAATACAGATGTTGACGGCTTATTGAATAAAGAAGCGATAAAATGGATTGCTGCTGAATTTGCCCAGGATCCGTCTGTGTCCGTTGTAGGCGCGTACTGCTATCCTGACGATACGCTTGATATTGAACATTGTTATTGGTCTGCCCAAAATAAGAGCAGATTCCTGGAAACTTTTGCTAAAACTTCGTCCATAGTCGTTGCCCAATGCTACGCTTTTAGAAAAGAATTGCTGAAATCATTCCCGGAAGATGTTGTTGCCGATGATGTTTATGTAGCTTTTCTGGCAAATTCTTCAGGATTGAAAACCATATATTCCAACCTGGCAAAAGCCCCGGAAATAAGAACTCCCAAAAATTATTCTGATTTCATTCCGCACAAATTCCGTAAAAGTAACGCCTATTTGAGGGAATCGCTTCGTTTTGTATATAAACTTCCGGATATGGATAATTTCTTTAAGATGATGTTTGTTACTAAAATAGCCCAGCAGCTTTTCCTTCCATTGGCGTTTTTTTCATGGCTATTTTTTGCAGGAGTGCTTATCACTTTATTCCGTTTTGATATTGTAATCATAGGAACCCTTTTATTGCTGGTTCTTTTAATTATTACCAACCGTATTTTCAACTGGGTTAAACTGCCCGACGGGCTCCACAAATATTCTCTCTGGACTATAATAAGAGTTTACATAATCACGAACATAATTGTTTTTTCTACGGGTTTGAGTTATCCTTTCTACCGCCAGGACAGCAGTTATAAACGCCTGGAAAACAAATAA
- a CDS encoding glycosyltransferase family 2 protein — MALKLNSIAISIPAYNEEKNIEEVIRNSVAVLSALTQNYEIVVINDGSTDNTKSVLEGLAKEIPQLKIFSHEKNLGIAETLKKVFLYPSKEWVFFIPGDGQIAPKEIYKLIPFTENYDYLIGKRAKRNDGFTRLLNAWIYNMVISVVALKRVTDIDSVVFYKRLFLNNTQLYAKSAFIHAELFIKARKNGARSVEAEIEHLPRKFGKSTGSNPGVILKTALDLLKLPFKPF; from the coding sequence ATGGCTTTAAAACTAAATTCTATAGCAATAAGCATCCCTGCCTACAATGAAGAAAAAAATATTGAAGAGGTCATAAGAAACAGCGTTGCTGTTCTGTCAGCGCTGACTCAAAATTACGAAATAGTTGTTATCAACGACGGCAGTACAGATAATACGAAATCTGTTTTAGAAGGGCTCGCCAAAGAAATACCGCAGCTAAAAATCTTCAGCCACGAAAAAAACCTGGGTATAGCAGAAACACTCAAAAAAGTATTTCTGTATCCTTCCAAAGAATGGGTTTTTTTCATACCGGGGGACGGCCAGATCGCGCCAAAAGAAATCTATAAACTTATTCCTTTCACTGAGAATTACGATTATTTAATCGGAAAACGCGCAAAAAGAAACGATGGTTTTACCCGGCTTTTAAATGCCTGGATTTATAATATGGTTATAAGTGTTGTGGCGTTAAAAAGAGTAACGGATATAGACAGCGTGGTTTTTTATAAGCGTTTATTTCTTAATAATACGCAGCTTTACGCAAAAAGCGCCTTTATCCATGCTGAGCTTTTTATTAAAGCAAGAAAAAACGGCGCCCGTTCTGTTGAAGCTGAAATAGAGCACCTGCCCAGAAAGTTTGGGAAAAGCACCGGTTCTAACCCGGGTGTTATCCTAAAAACTGCCCTCGATTTACTCAAATTACCATTCAAACCCTTTTAA
- a CDS encoding glycosyltransferase family 39 protein, producing MNTKFTKKQLLVILSLGFLYAIISFIYLDKYPSVYCDETIFTEPSLRLLQHGSFGTILFPPIAGMDITNALSGRIYLLFNSLVFFIFGYGVTQMRLQPFLAGLVVIFLTYKISQKFFSNKWISILSAITLALSHLFVMHSHLARPEMSTTMFLLLGVYLLLVFTENKSPVILFFTGLTASLSIDVHPTIGLISFILISFLTIQKFFSESIDRKLLIYGLLGIFAGCLWMFYVHIFLHPDYFFLQYRLHSESEAPPLGTRSLYAIMAPAFRRYYNFFWLGRFHRNMFLLLLFIISLLYGLFKKEKGQMTIIYITIVTIISFILFVPNTTNFYLILTYPFIIILSVKFLHDFLLSKSTYKIILSSALIVGLSALLISENAYKAQFIKSDYYGFIGKLKKYIPEKSVVMGYTGYSMGFENNVFFSDFFVYGWQYHYNGMNNKKLVGFLGHNIKELLKNEKVEYIIKDEGFCGFLNKHDFNELNEYIKTDYKLVGSVEDDFYASSGRYATREKCKADIYKLISGKNKI from the coding sequence ATGAACACGAAATTCACAAAAAAACAGCTGCTCGTTATCCTTTCTTTAGGTTTTTTATACGCAATAATCAGTTTTATCTACCTGGACAAATACCCGTCCGTTTATTGCGATGAAACCATATTCACTGAACCTTCGTTGCGTTTATTACAGCATGGGTCTTTCGGAACCATCCTATTCCCGCCTATTGCAGGGATGGACATCACTAACGCGCTATCTGGGCGCATCTACCTTCTTTTTAACAGCCTGGTTTTCTTTATTTTTGGGTATGGAGTAACACAAATGAGGTTACAGCCGTTTTTAGCAGGATTGGTCGTAATATTTTTGACTTATAAAATCTCACAAAAATTCTTTTCCAACAAGTGGATTTCGATATTGTCTGCGATAACTCTGGCTTTATCGCACCTGTTTGTAATGCATTCGCACCTGGCGCGCCCGGAAATGTCAACTACTATGTTTCTGCTTTTGGGAGTATATTTGCTTCTTGTTTTTACTGAAAACAAATCGCCTGTTATCTTGTTTTTTACGGGATTAACAGCGTCGTTGTCTATAGATGTACACCCGACTATAGGCCTCATAAGTTTTATTCTGATTTCATTTTTGACAATACAAAAGTTCTTTTCTGAATCTATTGACCGTAAGCTTCTTATATACGGTCTCCTTGGAATATTTGCGGGATGCCTCTGGATGTTTTACGTGCACATATTTTTACATCCGGATTACTTTTTCCTGCAATACAGGCTTCATTCAGAATCTGAAGCGCCCCCTTTAGGGACAAGGTCTCTTTATGCCATTATGGCTCCGGCTTTCCGTAGGTATTACAACTTTTTTTGGTTAGGCCGATTCCATAGGAATATGTTCCTTCTTTTGTTATTTATTATTTCGTTGTTATATGGCTTGTTTAAAAAAGAAAAAGGGCAAATGACTATAATCTACATAACCATCGTGACTATAATAAGCTTCATTCTATTTGTGCCCAATACGACAAATTTCTATTTGATTTTAACTTACCCTTTTATAATCATTTTAAGCGTAAAATTTTTACACGATTTTCTTTTATCAAAAAGCACATACAAAATTATCCTAAGTTCTGCGCTTATTGTAGGGCTTTCAGCTCTTCTCATTAGTGAAAATGCCTATAAAGCCCAATTTATTAAATCTGATTACTATGGCTTTATCGGCAAACTAAAAAAGTATATTCCTGAAAAATCAGTAGTCATGGGTTATACCGGCTATTCCATGGGATTCGAAAACAATGTATTTTTTTCTGATTTTTTCGTCTATGGCTGGCAATATCATTACAATGGAATGAATAACAAAAAATTAGTGGGATTTTTAGGCCACAATATCAAAGAATTATTAAAAAATGAAAAAGTTGAATACATCATAAAGGATGAAGGATTTTGCGGTTTTTTAAACAAACATGATTTTAATGAATTGAATGAATACATAAAGACGGATTATAAACTGGTTGGGTCAGTAGAAGATGACTTTTACGCAAGCTCAGGGCGTTACGCCACCAGAGAAAAGTGCAAAGCGGATATTTACAAATTAATCAGCGGTAAAAATAAAATCTGA
- a CDS encoding methyltransferase domain-containing protein, with the protein MEHNKATEQSVKNANIEFYNTIADSYEKIDGRRSPKLEAWIRTTLSELAKLSSAGTLLDIGTGSGLVTRCAEGIFKERIGLDISQKILESSRSSFDLGVCADIDRLPFTSSSFDAITCFSVLHHLYDFKGLVSEAARVTKSGGVFYSDHDMDINFNNKFGPMINIYRKSRNAASKYRKAANKITNELYKLSEWQENGIDSEHLINLFIEAGFSVKPKFHWFGLNPLSDLIFGKTNMRRGYAPLFSLVCTKL; encoded by the coding sequence ATGGAACATAATAAAGCCACAGAGCAATCAGTAAAGAATGCGAATATCGAGTTTTACAACACTATAGCGGATTCCTATGAAAAAATAGACGGAAGGCGCTCGCCGAAACTTGAGGCTTGGATCAGGACCACTTTATCTGAGCTTGCGAAATTATCATCTGCAGGGACTCTATTAGACATAGGAACCGGCAGCGGCTTAGTAACCAGATGCGCAGAGGGAATATTCAAGGAAAGAATCGGCTTAGATATTTCTCAAAAAATCCTGGAGTCATCCCGCAGTTCTTTCGATCTTGGAGTTTGTGCCGATATTGACCGTCTGCCCTTTACCAGCAGCAGTTTCGATGCCATTACCTGTTTTTCAGTCTTACATCACCTTTACGACTTTAAAGGACTGGTTTCTGAAGCAGCAAGAGTCACAAAATCCGGGGGCGTCTTTTACAGCGATCATGACATGGATATCAATTTTAATAACAAATTCGGGCCGATGATAAACATATACCGCAAAAGCCGCAATGCAGCTTCAAAATACAGGAAAGCGGCAAATAAAATAACCAATGAGCTCTATAAACTATCTGAGTGGCAGGAAAACGGAATAGATTCAGAACATCTGATTAACCTTTTTATCGAAGCAGGCTTTTCTGTTAAACCAAAATTCCATTGGTTCGGACTGAACCCGCTTTCAGATTTAATATTCGGAAAAACAAATATGAGGAGAGGCTATGCGCCATTGTTTTCCCTGGTGTGTACAAAATTATAA
- a CDS encoding radical SAM protein: protein MTIPEFKQNFKYAFRPHKPRLFFRLASALAKSKIFHKPPLRYVDFAIDFDCNLRCNHCFATALKKSGKKQMAPEDYSRVAEECMKLGTVNFSFQGGEPLMFKNLPAIIKSCKPDRNVISVTTNGTLLNKDKIQQLKEIGVDILTISLDSSIAKEHDAFRGMAGAFEKTISGIKTALKEGLNVTLGTVVTHQTLKSEGINGIIKLALELKLNLNLILPVPIGRWHNNQEIALNEEDLNYIDALTKKHAPYVRTDFQANLGEFGCGAAKEILYLTPYGDVLVCPFIHISFGNIFEDSIETIRKRALQNPYLSYYHQKCLASTDKEFIEKYLNKTYNSDDLPLKAEKVFNK from the coding sequence ATGACTATACCGGAATTTAAGCAGAATTTCAAATATGCTTTCAGGCCCCATAAACCCAGGCTTTTTTTTCGGCTGGCCTCGGCTCTGGCTAAAAGCAAGATATTTCACAAACCGCCGTTAAGATATGTTGATTTCGCCATAGATTTTGACTGCAACCTGCGTTGTAACCATTGTTTTGCCACGGCGTTGAAAAAATCCGGCAAAAAACAAATGGCCCCGGAGGATTATAGTCGGGTCGCAGAGGAATGTATGAAATTAGGCACGGTCAATTTTTCCTTCCAGGGCGGTGAGCCGCTTATGTTTAAAAATCTGCCCGCAATTATTAAATCATGCAAACCTGACAGAAATGTTATCTCTGTAACGACAAACGGAACCCTTTTGAACAAGGATAAAATACAACAGCTGAAAGAAATAGGAGTTGACATTCTTACTATCAGCCTTGACAGTTCGATAGCAAAAGAACACGACGCTTTCAGGGGAATGGCGGGGGCCTTTGAAAAAACTATTTCAGGCATAAAAACAGCTCTTAAAGAAGGCCTTAATGTAACTCTGGGCACTGTGGTGACCCACCAGACTCTTAAAAGCGAAGGGATAAACGGTATAATAAAATTGGCATTGGAATTAAAATTAAACCTTAACCTGATTTTGCCTGTACCCATAGGCCGCTGGCACAACAACCAGGAAATAGCCCTGAATGAAGAAGATTTGAATTATATTGACGCACTCACAAAAAAACACGCACCTTATGTCAGGACAGATTTCCAGGCTAATCTGGGTGAATTCGGGTGCGGGGCAGCAAAAGAAATTTTATATTTGACCCCTTATGGGGATGTGCTTGTTTGCCCTTTTATACATATATCTTTTGGAAATATCTTTGAAGATTCTATTGAAACTATCCGTAAACGCGCCCTGCAAAACCCTTATTTGTCATATTATCACCAGAAATGTCTTGCTTCAACAGATAAAGAATTTATAGAAAAGTATTTGAATAAAACTTATAATTCAGATGATCTGCCGTTAAAAGCTGAAAAAGTGTTTAATAAATAA
- a CDS encoding Gfo/Idh/MocA family oxidoreductase, translating to MIKIGVIGYGYWGPNLVRNFHELQGSQVAYISDLQDKNLNSAKQKYKDTILTKNYLDILNDKSVDAVVIATPVSTHFKLIKEALEHDKDVLVEKPLCTCVEEAEKLIELSEKKKKIILVSHTFLYSPPVIEMKNIISKKTLGDIYYIDSSRVNLGLFQPDVSVIWDLAPHDVSIITYWLDSVPEAVSCQAQSFIRKNIHEVAYTSIFFENKTLAHLHTSWLAPCKLRRTVVIGSEKMAIYDDIEPVEKIKIYNKGVEKNPETFGEFQLSYRSGDILSPHLAAAEPLKMECMDFLNSISKRSKPKSDAIFGLEVVRVLSAAEKSAKTGGSVIKISR from the coding sequence ATGATTAAAATTGGCGTTATTGGTTATGGCTATTGGGGCCCGAATTTAGTAAGGAATTTTCATGAATTACAAGGCAGCCAGGTTGCATACATCTCCGATTTGCAGGATAAAAACCTCAACAGCGCTAAACAAAAATACAAAGACACCATTCTCACAAAAAACTACCTTGATATCTTGAATGACAAATCCGTCGATGCAGTAGTTATTGCTACCCCGGTTTCTACCCACTTCAAGCTGATAAAAGAGGCGCTTGAACACGACAAAGATGTACTGGTTGAAAAACCCCTGTGCACCTGCGTTGAAGAAGCCGAAAAATTAATAGAGCTTTCAGAGAAAAAGAAAAAAATTATTTTAGTCAGCCATACATTTCTTTACAGCCCTCCTGTAATAGAAATGAAAAATATTATAAGCAAAAAAACGCTCGGGGATATTTACTATATTGACTCATCCAGAGTAAATCTGGGGCTTTTCCAACCGGATGTCAGCGTTATCTGGGACCTGGCTCCGCACGATGTATCAATTATCACCTATTGGCTTGACTCTGTTCCAGAGGCTGTCAGTTGCCAGGCCCAATCTTTTATCCGTAAAAATATCCACGAAGTTGCCTACACGAGTATTTTCTTTGAAAATAAAACGCTTGCGCATCTGCATACCAGCTGGCTGGCGCCCTGCAAGCTCCGCAGGACAGTGGTTATCGGAAGCGAAAAAATGGCGATTTATGACGATATTGAGCCCGTTGAAAAAATAAAGATTTATAATAAAGGCGTTGAAAAAAACCCGGAAACATTCGGTGAATTCCAGCTGTCTTACAGGTCCGGGGATATTTTAAGCCCTCACCTGGCTGCAGCGGAACCTCTCAAAATGGAATGCATGGACTTCTTAAACAGCATTTCGAAAAGGTCTAAACCAAAAAGTGATGCAATTTTCGGTTTAGAAGTTGTAAGAGTCCTTTCAGCCGCAGAAAAATCAGCAAAGACCGGCGGTTCAGTAATAAAAATATCCAGATAA
- a CDS encoding NAD-dependent epimerase/dehydratase family protein, whose product MKAFVTGANGFIGRALTQRLLQNGFEVIALVRKNSKHIPPGIKIVTGDILDIDSLKNTTGYGCDRLYHLAAMITFDPNRREELLKVNGQGTSNILEAASQWKIDKTVVVSSACTIGISNSKNIVLDENTPFNEKLAKANPYLESKILTEKIAKEASKKQSVIIVNPTTVYGPGDWSLNSGTLVAQTAKSKMLPVPPGGSNVIDIDDLVDGIISAGEKGTSGKRYILSGENLLFKDIFTTIAEVIGNKPIYIPIPALMRSPMAGAAGFAGFVLRNRFITSQIVNDLFKFKYYSNELAKKELNWRPRGNFKSTIGRAWKFYKQEKLI is encoded by the coding sequence ATGAAAGCATTCGTTACAGGAGCAAACGGTTTCATAGGAAGAGCTCTCACCCAACGGCTTCTGCAAAATGGATTTGAGGTTATTGCGCTTGTAAGAAAAAACAGCAAACACATACCGCCTGGAATAAAAATTGTGACCGGTGATATCCTTGACATTGATTCACTCAAAAACACCACGGGTTACGGCTGCGACAGGCTTTATCACCTTGCGGCAATGATAACTTTCGACCCCAATCGGAGGGAAGAACTTTTAAAAGTAAACGGGCAGGGAACATCAAATATCCTTGAAGCCGCTTCCCAATGGAAAATAGATAAAACCGTTGTTGTAAGCAGTGCCTGCACAATAGGTATTTCTAATTCAAAAAATATCGTACTGGATGAAAATACGCCTTTTAACGAGAAGCTAGCCAAAGCGAATCCTTATTTAGAAAGTAAAATATTAACAGAAAAAATAGCCAAAGAAGCATCAAAGAAACAAAGTGTAATTATTGTAAACCCGACTACTGTTTACGGGCCTGGCGACTGGTCGCTAAATTCCGGGACTCTGGTCGCGCAAACCGCAAAATCCAAAATGCTTCCGGTGCCTCCCGGAGGAAGCAACGTAATTGACATTGATGATTTAGTTGATGGTATTATATCAGCAGGGGAAAAAGGGACATCTGGAAAAAGATATATTTTATCAGGAGAAAATTTGTTATTTAAAGACATATTTACGACTATTGCTGAAGTCATAGGAAATAAACCGATTTATATTCCAATACCGGCTTTAATGCGCTCCCCAATGGCTGGGGCTGCCGGGTTCGCAGGATTTGTCTTAAGAAACCGTTTCATCACTTCGCAGATTGTAAATGATTTGTTCAAATTTAAATATTACTCCAACGAACTTGCAAAAAAGGAACTCAACTGGAGGCCCAGGGGAAATTTTAAGTCGACTATCGGACGGGCCTGGAAATTTTATAAACAAGAGAAATTAATTTAG
- a CDS encoding glycosyltransferase family 39 protein — translation MKKSFLILAILTAGFLLRLSGLYFGLPSKNLALTTYNPDEALTIYSLQDMKPSKLDFSPKRAFLWGGFSVYIAGFFLKLCQFLKIVNPASREFLMANLHETDKLYIIARLISIVFGTLNVLMIYLIAKKAYNKTTGLICASLLSILAVHVIYSFYARPDVIMLFFVLWPVYVSLEILSGKTSSKTYLFAGLLIGLATATKLSAGIFGIVPFLAHFIRNDGKFTEKIKDKNLWLLTGSGFAGFLIGCPYAIFDFPTWWYYFKMNIAFAQNTTHPIEYALHGPGWQSYISYYLPNSIGFPVVFTGLMGFVYVLISTITKKGKSEKRIYDTLFLISGLIIYFVISKTKNQAAVYTIPVLPFFVLFTGRLLDILLNSTLFKKPLSAILFAIASILVLAPTLTYSVAYLKLYSSVNTRELASEWIDKNIPKNKTIAIPRSYFWTPGILRQYNPPYKVLMGGDIQSALSDAVLGLDKISRSADYIVITEFEYRDYMVKNISSQIFPEQEKIIKDTILNKKRFEEVVSFDKEAEFLGFKFKKDFPPHDLLIPNPKITVYKKKA, via the coding sequence ATGAAAAAATCATTTCTCATTTTGGCAATCCTTACAGCGGGTTTTTTACTAAGGCTATCCGGGCTTTATTTCGGCTTGCCCAGTAAAAACCTCGCTCTTACCACATACAATCCTGATGAAGCTCTGACTATTTATTCACTGCAGGATATGAAACCTTCAAAGCTTGATTTCAGCCCAAAAAGGGCATTCCTCTGGGGAGGATTCAGCGTTTATATTGCCGGTTTTTTCCTTAAACTCTGCCAATTTCTAAAAATCGTTAACCCGGCATCGCGTGAATTCCTGATGGCGAACCTGCATGAAACCGACAAACTTTATATTATAGCCCGGCTGATTTCGATTGTATTTGGAACCTTAAACGTGCTGATGATTTATTTAATCGCTAAAAAAGCATACAATAAAACTACAGGTTTAATATGCGCAAGCCTTCTAAGTATTCTTGCTGTGCATGTTATCTATTCTTTTTACGCCAGGCCGGATGTAATAATGCTGTTTTTCGTGCTTTGGCCGGTATATGTTTCCCTGGAAATATTATCCGGCAAAACCAGCTCAAAAACTTATTTATTTGCAGGACTTCTCATCGGGCTCGCTACGGCGACAAAGTTAAGCGCCGGTATTTTCGGCATAGTTCCGTTTCTTGCACACTTTATCAGGAATGACGGTAAATTCACCGAAAAAATTAAAGACAAAAACCTCTGGCTGTTGACTGGTTCCGGTTTTGCGGGTTTTTTAATCGGCTGCCCTTATGCAATTTTTGATTTTCCTACCTGGTGGTATTATTTTAAAATGAATATTGCCTTCGCCCAGAATACAACTCATCCGATTGAATATGCATTGCACGGGCCAGGATGGCAAAGTTATATATCTTACTACCTGCCTAATTCGATAGGCTTTCCGGTAGTATTTACAGGGCTGATGGGGTTCGTATATGTATTGATTTCCACAATAACAAAAAAGGGGAAATCAGAAAAACGGATTTACGATACCTTATTCCTTATTTCCGGGCTTATTATCTATTTTGTAATTTCGAAAACTAAAAATCAGGCGGCGGTATATACGATTCCGGTTCTGCCGTTTTTTGTTTTGTTTACGGGCAGGTTATTGGACATTTTGTTAAACTCAACGCTTTTCAAAAAACCTTTATCGGCAATCCTGTTCGCTATAGCATCGATTCTCGTACTCGCGCCTACATTGACGTATTCAGTGGCTTACCTTAAACTATATTCGTCCGTAAATACAAGAGAATTGGCTTCAGAGTGGATAGATAAAAATATACCTAAAAACAAAACAATTGCCATTCCCAGAAGCTATTTCTGGACACCCGGGATTTTAAGGCAATATAATCCGCCGTACAAGGTTTTAATGGGGGGAGATATCCAATCCGCGTTAAGCGACGCAGTTTTAGGCCTTGATAAAATTTCACGCAGCGCCGATTATATAGTTATTACGGAATTCGAATACAGGGATTATATGGTAAAAAATATTTCATCACAAATTTTTCCTGAACAGGAAAAAATCATCAAGGATACGATTCTTAACAAAAAACGATTTGAAGAGGTTGTCTCGTTCGATAAAGAAGCCGAATTTCTTGGATTTAAATTTAAAAAAGATTTTCCACCGCATGACTTGTTAATCCCTAACCCGAAAATAACGGTTTATAAGAAAAAAGCATGA